AACGTATATTAGAATGGGAAGAAGAAGTTAAAGAAGATGAAAAAAGACTCTTAGAACTTCCACTAGGAGATGAAAGAAGGGAAAATTATTTTTTTTCTATAACAGATGGAAAAAAATGTATTGCTTTAGATAAATACTCTCGCGGTGATGATATAAACATAGTTAAAAAAGATTTAGAAGCATACATACTAGAAAAAGAAAAAAATCGTTTAGAATTTGCAATTGATATTGGCTATTACAGGGGAAATGCTATTGAACTTTGCGTTAGAGTATTATTAGATATGGATACTACTTGTTTGCTAGAATTAATAGAAGAAGATGAGAGAAAAAGAAGGGATATACTCAATAGAGATTGGTTTTTACATTTTATAGGTTCTAAGGGTAAGAAGTTAAATTTAGAACGCAAATGTGCTTGCAAAGAACATGAACTGATTAAAGAATTTATAGCCACACAAGATATTGAGTTTTTACATAAATATATGAAAAAACATACAAGGTTAAGGGATCCTTTAGATACCTGGGATCTTGAAGGTGCTGCAATTGTAAAACTAATGAATTTGGATAAAGAAGAATTTAAACAGTATAAATACTTTCCTTATGATTTAATATAAAATTTCTTAGTTATAATTTCATTTTATATTTAAGGAAAAAATTTATGAAAGATTTAAAACTTTTACAAAAGCGTTGGGAAGAAGCTTATGAGGCTATGCCTAAACTTTATGATGCATTAGACAAAACAATAGTAAATTTTACTCTTAGTGAAGATACAGATACTATTTTATTTAAAGAACCTTGGGAAAATTTTGAACTAGATGATGAAAATGAAGAAGTAGAATGGAGGTTAAGTTTTTTTAGTATTAGCGAAGATAAACCTCTAGGATATTTAGAATATAAAGAAGCTTTAGAAAAATTACAAGAATTTGCTTTAATACAATCAGAAGAAAGAATTTTAATTAGAGCTATAAATTTAAAAGAACTTAAAAATTTAAGATTGAAAGAACTATGATACTTCCTCAACCCATATTTTTAAATAAACTTATGCAATTTTTATCTAGTGAAAATTTAAATCTAAATAGTTTTAAAAAAGATATAGAAAACATAATCTCTAAAAAAGACTTACAAATTTTATTAGATTTAAATACAAAAATTATGGGTATTGCTAAAATAATTATTCAAGATAAAAAAGAAATTAATATACTGCTGCCACAATCTAATAAAGAGCATAAATTACAATATACACCTACAAAATTAGAAATTAAAAAAGATTTTGAAATTAAACTTGATAGCTTGGAAAATTGTAGCAACAAACAATTATTAGATATCATTAAACAAGAATATCCAAATAATATAGTAAAAGAACTAACTATTAATCTATCAAAAGAAAAAATAAAAATACTTTTCATTGTCAATGAAATACCAAAATTTTTAAAATCTATATACAAAGAATGTGATTTTAAAGATTACGGCTTAATGAACTATATCGAATTTGATAAAATTTTTAATCTTAAAATAGAAGATTTTAGATATTTTACGCTTGTTACACCCTTTGGGGCAAAAAAAATACAATTGTATTGGATAAATGAATATGAAAATCTTCAAGAAACACTCAATTGTATTTCAATCCCAATACCAACAAAGGTTTTTTAATGAATACAAACAACTCTTATCTTAATTTAAAAATTAACAAACTTGATTTTAAAATCACAAAAGCCATTATAAAAGAAAGCTTGGATCAGATCTTTTTATGTGAATGTGAAGGTTTTTATGAAAATATCAATAATGATATTTTTAGTGATGATAATATTGAATTTAATCCTAATATGCTTATTGATAAAGAAGCTTCACTTATAATTAAAAATCCTTATGAAAACAAAAAGATAGACTTTTCAACTAATATTGATATGATTTATCGGGGAATAATATCTTATGTTGACTATTTAGGTGTTAATCAAGGCAGTGCTAGCAATATTGTAAAAGAAAATTTTAAACAATTAAACCATAAACATTTTTTTAAGTTTAACTTGCATTCTCCTTTAATAAGACTTGATTTTAATAAAGCAAATCGTATTTATACTCATACAAACATAATAGAAGTAATTAAACAAACCTTAGCCTATTATAACACCAAGCTAAATAAAAACATTGATTTTTCTAATATTCATCATATATATGAAACTAAAGAATTAATTTCTCAATACAATGAAAGTGATTTAGAATTTATCACAAGATTAGCACACAATCATGGTATTTATTTTTATGAAGATAAAGATAATATTTATTTTTATGATTTTTATACTCATAAAGGCAAAATAAAAGATATAGTTTTTAATCCTAATATCAACAACCATCTTAATGAAACTTGTATTTACGCACTAAATAAAGAAAAACAAATACAAACTAATGCTTTTACTCATTCTAGTAATAATTCCAAACAACCTTTAAGTTTATATTCCTTAAGCACTAAAGCACAAAATGCCAATACACATTATAATGAGCATTCTTATGAAAGTGAGTATTCCTTTACACAAAATATTAATTTAAAACAATCCCCTACCCTAAAAGAAAAAAGAAATACTATGCTTAATAATATACTAAAAGCAAAAAGCAATATTTATCATCTTAGTTTAAATGAAAGTATTAAAATTAATATTCAAGAAGAAACCACCAAAGAATATACCATTATAGCAAAAGAACAAATTTTAATTGATGATGCTATTTTAGCTAATACTATCAATACCAATGATAATTTAAATATTAAAGACTTAAATCTAAGCAAATCTTATACAAATAATTTAACCCTTACCCCATCTTTTTTAACCTTTACACCTAGTTTTAAATCCAAACCAAAACCTCCAATTAATACCATGGGTATAGTTATAGGAGAAGATTCTAATATAGAAAATCAAAGAAATACCATATACACAGATGAATATGGAAGAGTAAAAGTAAGGATTAATCTTTATGCTAATCAAGAAGAATTAGATAATAAAACAAACATGTATCACCATAGTCCATTCTTAAGAGTAGCTAGTAATGTAGCAAGCAATCATTCAGGTTTTTATCATACACCAAGAATAGGAGATGAAGTTATTATTTCATTTTTAGATGATGATATAGACAAGCCTTTTATTAGTGGAAGTTTATATAATGGGGTGAATGATCCTCTTGTATCGTTGCCACACCATGATCACAAAACTTCCATTAGCTCTAAAACTATAGGAGTATATGAACAAGGATACAATGAACTAACTTTATCCAACTTAAAAGATAAAGAACAAATCTATCTAAAAGCAGAAAGAGATTATGATGAATTGGTTCAGCACAACTTTACTCAAAGAATTTTAAATGATAAAGATTCTATGGTGGATGGAATTTATAATGAAAGAATTAAAAAAGTTCATACGCAAACCATAGATTTAGCTAAAAATGTCAATGTTGGTGCTGAGTATCTAATAAATGTAGGTTTATCTAAAGACACCATAGTTGGATTATCTAACACTTTAAATGTAGGAGTAGACAACAAGTTAAGAGTAGCTAAAAATTCAAGTGAATATATAGGAGAAAATAAAGACACTGAAATATGCGCAAACAAAAATACCATTATACATAAAGATGAAACTAGAAATGTTAAAGGAAACAAAAAAGAAATTATAGAAGGTTATTACAATATAAATACAAGCAATAAAATACAAGTCTTGAGCGAAAAAGAGATAGATTATAAAAGTAAAGACAATATTCTTTTTACAAGCAATGAATCCATGGGATTTGAAAGCGATAAAAATACAAGTATGGTGGCTGATAATATCACTACCTATGCAAAAACAACTCATTATCTAAGGGCTGATAGTGAGGCAACTATACAAGTAGGAGAAACATTGATTAATGCTAAACCAGATTGTGTTATCATTAAAGCAGGTGGAGTAGAAGTAGTGATAGATTCTAAGGGTCTTGTTGTTAAAGGTGGAGAAATTAAAGCAGAGTAAATATATAGTATTTTTTTTGAAAATAAATACTATATTTTAAAATTTTAGAATGCCAAATATTAGTAATACAATAAATAGTATAAAAAATATCATTATGATTTTTATAGAAAATTTTATAAACTATTTTTAAAATACCAAGGAATATAAATGAAAAAACCTTTTTATAAACTTAAAAGATTTTATATACCCTGTATTATATTAATCATAATACTTGCCGTGCTTGCAAAATTACTTTATTCTCCTTTATATACGATTTATTGGGGAATGTATCATTTTCCTAAAAAAGAACAAGAATTTAGAAATTTTGAAAAAATGACTTTAAATCCAAGTCCTAAAGATATGATTAAAATTGTAGATGATTATCAGCCTAAACTAGAAGACTTTAGAGATTTAAATACAAAAATGCAAAAGGCTATTTTTGATTTTAAGGTGGCTAAATTATTTGGATTTGAGGATAGGTATTACCAAGCTTCTCTTCAAAATTACGCTAGAGTATTTCTTTCAGTGATAAGAAAAGAGCAAACCTATTTTAATTATCTTAATTTCATAAGCAATTTAAACTCAAATGAAAAACAAAAATACCTAAACTTAAGAGCCTCTACTAAAGATTTAGAAAAACAAATTTTTGAAGAAAAACTTAAATTTATAAAGCGCTATGAAGAATTTTATGATTATTTAGATAGCATAGGCTATTTGAATAAGGGTTCTTGGTATAAAGGTTTGGCAAATATGATTAAAATTTTGTTATATGGTTTTTTTCTAAATTTAAATTCTGAAATATGTTTTTTTATAGATAGAAACCTAATGTTTGAAAAAATGAAAATAAGTTATAAAGTATTTAATAATTTAGATTTAAATATTTCAACAAAACTTCCCGATGGATTAACAGAGGAAAATTGGAAATATCTACATAAAGAATTTTCAATTCAACAAAGACAATGGATAAATACAACCCAAAAGGCCTTAGATGAATGCAAATGAAAATAATATTAGTGTTCATAATGAAAACAATACCACTATTAACATTAAAGAAAGTATAAAAGAAGCCCTAAGAGAAGGACAAGAAATTGTAGAGAATAGTAGAGATGCAACCGGAGAAATAAGCAATACCTCTCATTTTTTAGGCAATATATTCAACCTTTCCCCCAACTCTCCCACTAAAGAAACCCTACAACCTTATATTCAAAAAGTTCAAGTTATTACAGATAAAGTGGATAACAAACTAAAAATTACTGAATATACCTTAGAGTATATTAACAATGGCGATATAACTAAAGTTTTAGTAAAACTAGGAGAAGAAGTTATACAAGATTTTGTTTTAAAAAAAGGCTTAGATATTTCTAAAGAAATAGCACTTATCTTGTTTAGAGGAAAAATTATTTTTGGTATAATTATTTTTGCTGGAGGAAGTGTTATATCTTACTATTTTTCTGAAAACATTAAAGAATTAGCAAAAAAACTGCTAATAAATACTCAAGATTTGCTTAATAAAATCGGAGATAAAATTAAACCTCCTGTTGTATGCCCTAGTAATTCTATAACACCTAATGGTCAATGTATTGATCATCCAAATGATTTTTTTCAAAAACTAATCAATCCTTTCTCCCTCTTCACTCCACGCCCCTACCCTAGCTATTCAAAACAATACAAACTTGCTCTAGCAAAGAAAAAAGAACTTATAACTAAAACAAGTATAGCTTCTACAACTTACAATTTTATAGATGAAAAATATTTAAAAAACATACAAGATTTAAAAGAACAAGAAAAAATCATTGAACAAGAAGAGCAAAAATATCAATTGGATTTAAAACTTTATAAAGAAGATAATAGAATAAAAAATGAAATTTTTAATTCTTTATTTAAATCTTTAAATGAAAAGCTAAGCTTTCAATTAAAACAAGAAAGAAATACTTTTTTAAACTCCAATCAAAGCTTAAGTATTATTGCTAATAAACAATACCTACTAAAGACTTTAAACTTGCAAGATATCAACAACATCAACATTGATTCAAAACCCTATTTATTAAAAGCTTTATATTTTTGTGAAGATTATGTTTTATATGATAAAGATAAGCAAGCTTTATTTGATGAAAACACAATAAAAGAATTAGAATTTAACTCTAGTTTTTATACTATCTTTATCTCTCATAAAAACAAACTAAATGATACTTACTTAAATGCAAGAAAAGAACTTTATAAAAGTATTGATGAATTTAAAAGACTTGGTTTTAAAGATTTAGAACATGCTTATCAAACTTATATGAGTTCTTTTATTATCAATGAAGAATTAAATAACAAAGATAAAACAATCAATAAAAATGAAAATAAAGAAATAAATAAAAACTTAAATCAAAAAAGTAATACAAAAGAAAGTATAAATTTCAAAGAACTTTCTTTAAATTTAAAACAAGAAAACAATACAAAAGAAAATACAGACACTATAATAAAAAATACAAATTTTAACAATGAAACTTCTTTAAAAACAAAACAAAGCAATACCATTATAGATGATATAAAAGAAGATTTTAAGATTGTATCTAATAATGCTATAATAAATAATACTAACTTTAAAGGTAAAAAAATTGCTTAAAATATCAAAAAGAATTTCTATTATAGTTTTTATTGTATTAGTTTTTATCATAATTGCTAGCAATGCTTATAACTTTATCCAAGAAGCTTTACAATTTAAAGAAGCTAATGAAAATAAAGCAAGAGAAAATCTTAGTGCTTTAATCAAATGGAGTGAAAATG
The genomic region above belongs to Campylobacter peloridis LMG 23910 and contains:
- a CDS encoding type VI secretion system Vgr family protein, producing MNTNNSYLNLKINKLDFKITKAIIKESLDQIFLCECEGFYENINNDIFSDDNIEFNPNMLIDKEASLIIKNPYENKKIDFSTNIDMIYRGIISYVDYLGVNQGSASNIVKENFKQLNHKHFFKFNLHSPLIRLDFNKANRIYTHTNIIEVIKQTLAYYNTKLNKNIDFSNIHHIYETKELISQYNESDLEFITRLAHNHGIYFYEDKDNIYFYDFYTHKGKIKDIVFNPNINNHLNETCIYALNKEKQIQTNAFTHSSNNSKQPLSLYSLSTKAQNANTHYNEHSYESEYSFTQNINLKQSPTLKEKRNTMLNNILKAKSNIYHLSLNESIKINIQEETTKEYTIIAKEQILIDDAILANTINTNDNLNIKDLNLSKSYTNNLTLTPSFLTFTPSFKSKPKPPINTMGIVIGEDSNIENQRNTIYTDEYGRVKVRINLYANQEELDNKTNMYHHSPFLRVASNVASNHSGFYHTPRIGDEVIISFLDDDIDKPFISGSLYNGVNDPLVSLPHHDHKTSISSKTIGVYEQGYNELTLSNLKDKEQIYLKAERDYDELVQHNFTQRILNDKDSMVDGIYNERIKKVHTQTIDLAKNVNVGAEYLINVGLSKDTIVGLSNTLNVGVDNKLRVAKNSSEYIGENKDTEICANKNTIIHKDETRNVKGNKKEIIEGYYNINTSNKIQVLSEKEIDYKSKDNILFTSNESMGFESDKNTSMVADNITTYAKTTHYLRADSEATIQVGETLINAKPDCVIIKAGGVEVVIDSKGLVVKGGEIKAE
- a CDS encoding PoNe immunity protein domain-containing protein; translated protein: MLRNTKKDEAYFTERILEWEEEVKEDEKRLLELPLGDERRENYFFSITDGKKCIALDKYSRGDDINIVKKDLEAYILEKEKNRLEFAIDIGYYRGNAIELCVRVLLDMDTTCLLELIEEDERKRRDILNRDWFLHFIGSKGKKLNLERKCACKEHELIKEFIATQDIEFLHKYMKKHTRLRDPLDTWDLEGAAIVKLMNLDKEEFKQYKYFPYDLI
- a CDS encoding DUF4299 domain-containing protein, coding for MKDLKLLQKRWEEAYEAMPKLYDALDKTIVNFTLSEDTDTILFKEPWENFELDDENEEVEWRLSFFSISEDKPLGYLEYKEALEKLQEFALIQSEERILIRAINLKELKNLRLKEL